From the genome of Thermoflexus hugenholtzii, one region includes:
- a CDS encoding ABC transporter permease — MAPEWIMGLAGVLAAAAPLLIAVIGETFSERAGVVNLSVNGAMLLAAMAGFAVAVRTGSLELGFLTGILVGAGMALVVAFASLTLRQSQVAVGLVLALLGRDLAYFLGNPFMGVPGPRVGALPVPVLQDLPLLGPLLFRQSPIVYIAGLSVILAWIWIFRTRPGLVLRCVGERPPAAFVRGVPVTRVRYAYAVLGGAMVGFAGAAYTLDLKGGWQGPISGIDGVGWIVLAITIFGGWHPVRGAFGALLFALLQWLSLVLQPQLPGVPSQVLNVAPFPLMIFALLLTNLGSTEWVQTLLARLPESGRRLAMRILRSLQVSPPAALGMAFEEE; from the coding sequence ATGGCGCCTGAGTGGATCATGGGTCTGGCAGGAGTGCTGGCCGCAGCGGCCCCGCTTCTTATCGCGGTGATCGGGGAGACGTTCTCCGAGCGGGCCGGTGTGGTCAACCTTTCGGTGAACGGGGCGATGCTGCTGGCGGCGATGGCCGGCTTCGCCGTCGCCGTGCGCACGGGCAGCCTGGAGCTGGGCTTCCTGACAGGCATCCTGGTCGGGGCAGGGATGGCGCTCGTGGTGGCCTTCGCCAGCCTGACCTTGCGCCAATCCCAGGTGGCCGTGGGGCTGGTGCTGGCCCTCCTCGGGCGGGATCTGGCGTATTTCCTGGGCAACCCGTTTATGGGCGTGCCCGGGCCGCGGGTGGGGGCGCTCCCGGTGCCGGTGCTGCAGGATCTCCCGCTCCTCGGCCCGTTGCTTTTCCGGCAGAGCCCCATCGTTTACATCGCCGGGCTGAGCGTGATCCTGGCCTGGATCTGGATCTTCCGCACCCGGCCTGGACTGGTGCTCCGATGCGTTGGGGAGCGCCCGCCGGCCGCTTTCGTCCGAGGCGTCCCGGTGACCCGGGTGCGTTATGCCTACGCGGTCCTGGGAGGGGCCATGGTCGGCTTCGCCGGAGCCGCCTACACCCTGGACCTCAAGGGCGGCTGGCAGGGCCCGATCTCCGGGATCGATGGGGTGGGCTGGATCGTGTTGGCCATCACCATCTTCGGAGGCTGGCATCCCGTGCGCGGAGCCTTCGGCGCCCTGCTCTTCGCCCTCCTCCAGTGGCTCAGCCTGGTCCTCCAGCCACAGCTCCCTGGCGTTCCTTCTCAGGTCCTGAACGTCGCGCCGTTCCCCCTGATGATCTTCGCGTTGTTGCTGACCAACCTGGGCAGCACGGAGTGGGTCCAGACGTTGCTGGCTCGCCTGCCGGAATCCGGTCGCCGCCTGGCCATGCGGATCCTGCGCAGCCTCCAGGTCTCTCCACCCGCTGCCCTGGGCATGGCCTTCGAGGAAGAGTAA
- a CDS encoding ABC transporter permease: MKEILLPRVRTSRWLAVGWQGLSILMALLFTTLVLLLTGAPPLEAYRQVVEGAFGSLKRATDILVAWVPLMLVTSGLLLTFTAGLWNIGVEGQIVLGAIATTGVVRALQHTDLPPPIILVLALLAGMAGGAAWAGLVGLLKVYGGVHEIFGGLGLNFVATTLILWLIFGPWKRPGIGSMSGTEPFPERLMLPTLPGLRLSPWALGMALLSVALVYVLLRNTYFGLRLKAIGKNLRAAHLLGVPTTRYLFLALLGCGAMAGLAGSIQVTAVYHRLIPPISSGYGYLGLLVAMLANYRVTWSVPVAFFFAALNIGSIQLPITLKLDSTLSGVMQGALVLFVLLMQGVRARWQAKTTVESEDGA, from the coding sequence ATGAAAGAGATCCTTCTGCCTCGCGTGCGGACCTCGCGCTGGCTGGCGGTCGGATGGCAGGGCCTTTCGATTCTGATGGCCCTGCTGTTCACCACGCTGGTCCTGCTGCTAACAGGGGCTCCTCCCCTGGAGGCCTATCGCCAGGTTGTGGAGGGGGCCTTTGGCTCCCTCAAGCGGGCCACCGACATCCTGGTGGCCTGGGTGCCGCTGATGCTGGTGACCTCCGGCCTGTTGCTCACCTTCACCGCCGGGCTCTGGAACATCGGCGTGGAGGGGCAGATTGTGCTGGGGGCCATCGCCACCACAGGGGTGGTCCGCGCGCTGCAGCATACGGACCTGCCTCCTCCGATCATCCTGGTCCTGGCGCTCCTGGCCGGGATGGCGGGGGGCGCGGCCTGGGCCGGCCTGGTGGGCCTGCTGAAGGTCTACGGCGGCGTCCACGAGATCTTCGGGGGGCTCGGGCTGAACTTCGTGGCCACCACGCTCATCCTCTGGCTGATCTTCGGGCCCTGGAAGCGGCCGGGGATCGGCTCGATGAGCGGCACCGAGCCCTTCCCGGAGCGGCTGATGTTGCCCACGCTGCCCGGCCTGCGTTTGAGCCCGTGGGCCCTCGGGATGGCCCTCCTGAGCGTGGCGCTGGTTTATGTGCTTCTCCGCAACACCTATTTTGGCCTCCGGTTGAAGGCCATCGGGAAGAACCTGCGGGCGGCCCACCTGCTGGGGGTGCCCACCACCCGTTATCTCTTCCTTGCGTTGCTGGGTTGCGGCGCGATGGCCGGGCTGGCCGGATCCATCCAGGTGACGGCGGTGTATCACCGTCTGATCCCACCCATCTCCAGCGGCTATGGATACCTGGGCCTGCTGGTGGCCATGCTCGCTAACTACCGCGTAACCTGGTCGGTCCCCGTTGCTTTCTTCTTCGCCGCCCTCAACATCGGAAGCATCCAGCTGCCGATCACGCTGAAGCTGGACTCCACCCTCTCCGGGGTGATGCAGGGAGCGCTGGTCCTCTTCGTCCTCCTGATGCAGGGTGTGCGCGCCCGCTGGCAAGCGAAAACGACCGTGGAGTCCGAGGATGGCGCCTGA
- a CDS encoding ABC transporter ATP-binding protein, whose amino-acid sequence MKVEMRHIYKSFGPVRALQDVSLTVQAGTIHGLLGENGAGKTTLMKILSGYLRPDRGEILLDGQAVRFRSPAEGLRHGIGMLHQDPMDFPALSVLDNFMMGHEGGLWLDRRGARRALKELADAFGFDLDPDARVDSLTVGERQQLELLRLLWRGVRVLILDEPTTGISAPQKARLFATLRRLAEEGKAVIFVTHKLEEVEELCHRVTVLRQGRLAGEVTPPYSPARLIELMFGRPVPMPERERIPLGEPVLEVQDLVVGDHRLRLSQVRLTVRAGEIIGLAGMEGSGQQLLMRACAGLIRPWEGTIRVSGRDLTGKPYSAFLEAGVLYVPANRLEEGLIPGLTLTEHFQLVYPNGRHLIDWEQARAEAQRRIREFHIRGRPETPVEALSGGNQQRTLLALIRTPARLLLLEHPTRGLDVESSLWVWERLKERARQGTALMVVSSDLQELMQYCHRIVVFFSGRVSEPIDAEQLTLDRLGHMIAGRGW is encoded by the coding sequence ATGAAAGTCGAAATGCGCCACATCTATAAGTCCTTCGGACCGGTTCGGGCTCTCCAGGACGTCAGCCTCACCGTCCAGGCGGGCACGATCCATGGCCTGCTGGGGGAGAACGGGGCCGGCAAGACCACCTTGATGAAGATCCTCTCCGGGTATCTGCGGCCGGATCGGGGGGAGATCCTGCTGGATGGCCAGGCGGTTCGCTTTCGATCCCCCGCGGAAGGCCTCCGGCATGGGATCGGGATGCTCCACCAGGACCCCATGGATTTCCCCGCCCTCTCCGTCCTGGACAACTTCATGATGGGCCATGAGGGCGGGTTGTGGCTGGACCGGCGGGGAGCGCGGCGCGCCCTGAAGGAGCTGGCCGATGCCTTCGGGTTCGACCTGGATCCGGATGCCCGGGTGGACAGCCTGACGGTGGGCGAGCGTCAGCAGCTGGAGCTGCTCCGTCTGCTCTGGCGTGGGGTGCGGGTGCTCATCCTGGACGAGCCGACCACGGGGATCAGCGCGCCTCAGAAGGCTCGTCTCTTCGCCACGCTGCGCCGCCTCGCCGAGGAGGGGAAGGCGGTGATCTTCGTCACCCACAAGCTGGAGGAAGTGGAAGAGCTCTGCCATCGGGTCACCGTGCTGCGCCAGGGCCGCCTGGCGGGGGAAGTTACCCCTCCCTATTCGCCCGCCCGCCTGATCGAGCTGATGTTCGGTCGGCCGGTGCCCATGCCGGAGCGGGAGCGGATCCCCCTTGGGGAGCCGGTCCTTGAGGTGCAGGACCTGGTGGTCGGGGATCACCGGCTCCGGCTCAGCCAGGTTCGGCTTACTGTGCGGGCCGGCGAGATCATCGGGCTGGCCGGGATGGAAGGCAGCGGCCAGCAGCTGCTGATGCGCGCCTGCGCCGGCCTCATCCGCCCCTGGGAGGGCACCATCCGGGTGTCCGGCCGGGATCTCACCGGGAAGCCCTACTCGGCCTTCCTGGAGGCAGGGGTGCTCTATGTTCCGGCCAACCGTCTGGAGGAGGGGCTGATCCCCGGGCTGACGCTGACGGAGCACTTCCAGCTGGTGTATCCCAACGGGCGCCATTTGATCGATTGGGAGCAGGCCCGGGCGGAAGCCCAGCGCCGCATCCGGGAGTTCCACATCCGGGGGAGGCCGGAGACGCCCGTGGAAGCCCTCTCCGGCGGGAACCAGCAGCGCACGCTCCTGGCCCTGATCCGGACGCCCGCCCGGTTGCTGCTCCTGGAGCATCCCACCCGGGGGCTGGATGTGGAGTCCAGCCTGTGGGTCTGGGAGCGGCTGAAGGAGCGAGCCCGCCAGGGCACCGCGCTGATGGTCGTCTCTTCAGACCTTCAGGAGCTCATGCAGTATTGCCATCGCATCGTGGTGTTCTTCAGCGGCCGGGTTTCCGAGCCCATTGACGCCGAGCAGCTCACCCTCGACCGGCTCGGCCACATGATCGCCGGGCGAGGGTGGTGA
- a CDS encoding BMP family protein has translation MVPHRRHWIAFSLFLGVSLILAACAQTPTPAPATATAPAAPQPTPTPAPAQPTATPTAAPKEIIFGMLLVGPYNDRGWSQAHYEAGKYVERKLPGAKMLYIDKVNPADRPGTTASQLAEELVAKGAKVIIFNSDDHKDEAIKFAKAHPDIVVIHASGDDAWKEGKNYKGIPNLANVMGQMEYGKMIAGCAAALTTQTGKIGYLGPLINDETRRLAASAYLGAKYCWEKYLGKPAKDLKFKVTWIGFWFHIPGVTADPTQVAQDFINSGYDVIISGIDTTEALREAAKATQAGKKVWAIPYDYIGACEEAPDVCLGVPYFNWGPSYLAHIKAVLEGTWKPSWDWVGPDWKDINNPDTSHVGFLKGKALSPEASAKLDEFIKGLGDGSIQLWKGPIRLQDGTLYVEEGKVATPQQIWYLPQLLEGMEGQSVPTK, from the coding sequence ATGGTTCCTCATCGGCGACACTGGATCGCGTTCAGCCTGTTCCTCGGCGTGTCCCTGATCCTCGCGGCGTGTGCTCAGACGCCCACGCCTGCCCCGGCAACCGCCACCGCTCCGGCCGCGCCTCAGCCGACCCCCACGCCCGCCCCTGCCCAGCCCACCGCCACCCCCACCGCCGCGCCGAAGGAGATCATCTTCGGGATGTTGCTGGTGGGGCCTTATAACGACCGGGGCTGGAGCCAGGCCCACTATGAGGCCGGCAAATACGTGGAGCGGAAGCTCCCCGGGGCGAAGATGCTTTACATCGACAAAGTCAACCCCGCCGATCGCCCCGGGACCACCGCCTCCCAGCTGGCCGAAGAGCTGGTGGCCAAAGGCGCGAAGGTGATCATCTTCAACTCCGATGACCACAAGGACGAGGCCATCAAGTTCGCCAAGGCCCATCCGGACATCGTGGTCATCCATGCCTCCGGGGATGACGCCTGGAAGGAGGGGAAGAACTACAAGGGCATCCCCAACCTGGCCAACGTGATGGGCCAGATGGAATACGGCAAGATGATCGCCGGGTGCGCGGCGGCCCTGACCACCCAGACCGGCAAGATTGGGTATCTGGGGCCGCTGATCAACGATGAAACCCGCCGTCTGGCCGCTTCTGCCTATCTGGGGGCGAAGTATTGCTGGGAGAAGTATCTCGGCAAGCCGGCCAAGGATCTCAAGTTCAAGGTGACCTGGATCGGCTTCTGGTTCCACATCCCGGGCGTGACGGCCGATCCCACTCAAGTGGCCCAGGACTTCATCAACTCCGGCTACGATGTGATCATCTCCGGCATCGACACCACCGAGGCCCTCCGGGAGGCGGCCAAGGCGACCCAGGCCGGGAAGAAGGTGTGGGCCATCCCTTATGATTACATCGGCGCCTGCGAGGAGGCCCCCGACGTCTGCCTGGGCGTCCCGTATTTCAACTGGGGTCCTTCCTACCTGGCCCATATCAAGGCCGTCCTGGAGGGCACCTGGAAGCCGTCCTGGGACTGGGTGGGGCCCGACTGGAAGGACATCAACAACCCGGACACCAGCCACGTGGGGTTCCTGAAGGGCAAGGCCCTGAGCCCGGAGGCCTCGGCGAAGCTGGATGAGTTCATCAAGGGCCTGGGCGATGGGTCCATCCAGCTGTGGAAGGGGCCGATCCGCCTGCAGGATGGGACGCTCTACGTGGAGGAGGGGAAGGTGGCCACCCCGCAGCAGATCTGGTATCTGCCGCAGCTGCTGGAGGGGATGGAAGGCCAGAGCGTCCCGACGAAGTAG
- a CDS encoding DUF4870 domain-containing protein encodes MGEAMPLAGPEAGPSAEERQWAMLAHLSVLLNLVTALGGPIAAFLIYLFYRERSRYVASQALQALIFQLFAWVVAGVIAVALWAVSLPLTAVIIGFCLMPVACVASLIPLGALAYGVVGGVACSRGEDFRYWLIGDWVARTFA; translated from the coding sequence ATGGGCGAAGCGATGCCCCTTGCAGGCCCGGAAGCAGGGCCCTCCGCCGAGGAACGGCAGTGGGCGATGCTGGCCCACCTGAGCGTTCTGCTGAACCTGGTCACTGCCCTGGGCGGCCCCATCGCGGCCTTCCTGATCTACCTGTTTTACCGGGAGCGATCCCGCTACGTGGCCTCCCAGGCGCTGCAGGCGCTGATCTTTCAGCTGTTCGCCTGGGTGGTCGCTGGGGTGATCGCAGTGGCGCTGTGGGCGGTTTCTCTGCCGCTGACCGCCGTGATCATCGGGTTCTGCCTCATGCCGGTCGCATGCGTGGCGTCTCTGATCCCCCTGGGGGCGCTGGCGTATGGGGTGGTAGGGGGAGTCGCGTGCAGCCGGGGGGAGGACTTCCGCTACTGGCTGATCGGCGACTGGGTGGCCCGCACCTTTGCATAA
- the recJ gene encoding single-stranded-DNA-specific exonuclease RecJ — MRQPEAPIVGRGRRVWRLAPPAPEAVRAALAGWPPLLQDLLYHRGITSAAEAAAFQRRAGTVGDPFRMKGMIEALDRLERAIRQEEPIAVYGDYDVDGVTATAMLVQALQALGARVRPYIPHRETEGYGLNGEALRGLAAAGVRVVISVDCGARAVAEAGLARELGLELILTDHHLPGPVLPPALLINPRQPECPYPFKDLAGVGVAFRLVQALKAQHPRAPFSPEDFLDLVALGTVADMVPLLGENRGLVAEGLERLRDPARPGLRALCEVAGLEPSRVDPWAISFILAPRLNAAGRLEHAQAAYRLLTTSDPAEARAIAEELDRQNRERQALTQATEEAARALAIPGETVPWLLFAASEAFRPGVVGLAAGRLAEAFYRPAVIVSLMGEEGRGSARSIPEFHITQALDACADLLIRHGGHAAAAGFVVRRENLERLRDRLMELAAQALSARELQPALTVEAVLSLQEVNWQLYEWIASLEPYGYGNPAPRFLCRNAIVRQARTVGNDGQHLRMVLTLPEGGPVWDAIAFRQGDRAAEARPGTRLDLVFELRAERWNGEPRLTLHVEDFAPAS, encoded by the coding sequence ATGCGCCAACCGGAGGCTCCCATCGTCGGGCGAGGACGTCGGGTCTGGCGGCTGGCCCCGCCGGCCCCGGAGGCGGTTCGGGCGGCGCTGGCCGGATGGCCTCCGCTGCTCCAGGATCTCCTCTATCATCGGGGGATCACCTCCGCAGCCGAGGCCGCGGCGTTCCAGCGTCGTGCCGGGACGGTCGGCGATCCCTTCCGGATGAAGGGGATGATCGAGGCCCTCGACCGCCTGGAGCGGGCCATCCGTCAGGAAGAGCCCATTGCCGTTTACGGGGACTACGACGTGGATGGCGTCACGGCCACCGCCATGCTGGTCCAGGCGCTACAGGCCCTGGGCGCGCGGGTGCGCCCGTATATCCCGCACCGGGAGACGGAAGGCTACGGCCTGAACGGGGAGGCCCTCAGAGGATTGGCCGCGGCGGGGGTGCGGGTGGTCATCAGCGTGGACTGTGGGGCCCGGGCGGTGGCGGAGGCCGGCTTGGCCCGTGAACTGGGATTGGAGCTCATCCTCACCGACCACCACCTGCCCGGCCCGGTCCTCCCCCCGGCCCTCCTGATCAACCCGCGGCAACCGGAATGCCCCTACCCCTTCAAGGATCTGGCCGGGGTGGGCGTGGCCTTCCGGCTGGTGCAGGCGTTGAAGGCGCAACATCCGCGCGCGCCCTTCTCGCCGGAGGATTTCCTGGATCTGGTGGCCCTGGGAACGGTCGCCGATATGGTCCCGTTGCTGGGGGAGAACCGGGGTCTGGTCGCCGAAGGACTGGAGCGGCTGCGGGATCCGGCACGCCCGGGCTTGCGGGCCCTCTGCGAGGTGGCAGGTCTGGAGCCCTCCCGGGTGGATCCCTGGGCGATCTCCTTCATCCTGGCCCCCCGCCTGAACGCCGCGGGGCGGCTGGAGCACGCTCAGGCCGCCTACCGGCTTCTGACCACATCGGACCCGGCGGAGGCCCGGGCCATCGCCGAGGAGCTGGACCGCCAGAACCGGGAGCGTCAGGCCCTGACCCAGGCCACCGAGGAGGCCGCGCGGGCCTTAGCGATCCCGGGGGAGACGGTGCCCTGGCTGCTGTTCGCCGCCTCCGAGGCCTTCCGGCCGGGGGTGGTGGGGCTGGCCGCCGGCCGGCTGGCGGAGGCTTTCTACCGCCCGGCGGTCATCGTCAGCCTGATGGGGGAGGAGGGCCGCGGCTCCGCCCGCAGCATCCCGGAGTTCCACATCACCCAGGCTCTGGACGCCTGCGCGGATCTCTTAATCCGGCACGGGGGCCATGCGGCGGCCGCGGGGTTCGTGGTGCGACGGGAGAACCTGGAACGTCTCCGGGATCGCCTGATGGAGCTGGCGGCGCAGGCTCTCAGCGCCCGCGAGCTGCAGCCCGCCCTCACCGTTGAAGCGGTGCTTTCCCTCCAGGAGGTAAACTGGCAGCTGTATGAATGGATCGCCAGCCTGGAACCCTACGGTTACGGCAACCCGGCTCCCCGCTTCCTGTGCCGCAACGCCATCGTCCGCCAGGCGCGGACGGTGGGGAACGACGGCCAGCACCTGCGCATGGTGCTCACCCTGCCCGAGGGCGGACCGGTGTGGGACGCCATCGCCTTCCGGCAGGGGGATCGAGCCGCGGAGGCCCGCCCGGGAACGCGGCTGGACCTGGTGTTCGAGCTGCGAGCGGAGCGCTGGAACGGAGAGCCCCGCCTGACCCTCCACGTGGAGGACTTCGCCCCCGCCTCCTGA
- a CDS encoding lysylphosphatidylglycerol synthase transmembrane domain-containing protein, with translation MKRRIGLLLGVLLSAALLAWTLRGMHPEEMARILQGLRIEWLGAGAMFYFIPVLLRTWRWGILLHGLPPARFGDRFVALAIGYMGNNLYPARAGEVLRAYVLQRRSGIRIGASLGTIVVERVFDGWMMLLLGMAALLAFPLPGLLRPAVIGSSLLFGGALALLVGIAHAAERLRTVLERMARRWPGRPGEWLFGFLSRFMDGLQVLRAPSRALAVAGLTALIWLAEAGTYGLVLMAFPFRTSFFSLLTMTAAVNLATALPSAPGYIGTFEAPGVAVLRAFGIPGPVALAYTLILHLVLWLPITLVGLLLFLREGLRGADRPLPEGSNLPS, from the coding sequence ATGAAACGACGGATCGGATTGCTGCTCGGCGTTCTCCTCAGCGCGGCGTTGCTGGCCTGGACCTTGCGGGGAATGCATCCCGAGGAGATGGCGCGGATCCTGCAGGGCCTGCGGATCGAATGGCTTGGAGCGGGGGCGATGTTTTACTTCATCCCCGTCCTCCTGCGCACGTGGCGCTGGGGGATCCTGCTGCACGGCCTTCCGCCCGCTCGCTTCGGGGACCGCTTCGTCGCCCTGGCCATCGGCTATATGGGGAACAACCTGTATCCGGCGCGGGCCGGGGAGGTGCTGCGGGCTTATGTGTTGCAGCGTCGGAGCGGCATCCGCATCGGCGCGTCCCTGGGGACCATCGTGGTCGAGCGGGTGTTCGACGGGTGGATGATGCTGCTGCTGGGGATGGCCGCCTTGCTTGCTTTCCCCCTGCCGGGCCTCCTGCGCCCCGCGGTGATCGGGAGCAGCCTGCTCTTCGGCGGAGCGCTGGCGCTCCTCGTGGGGATCGCCCACGCGGCGGAAAGGCTGCGGACGGTTCTGGAAAGGATGGCCCGGCGGTGGCCCGGTCGACCCGGGGAATGGCTGTTCGGATTCCTCTCCCGGTTTATGGACGGCCTGCAGGTGCTGCGAGCGCCTTCGCGGGCCCTCGCCGTGGCCGGGCTGACCGCCCTGATCTGGCTGGCGGAGGCCGGGACCTACGGGCTGGTTCTGATGGCCTTCCCGTTCCGCACTTCATTCTTCTCCCTGCTAACGATGACCGCGGCGGTGAACCTGGCCACCGCCCTCCCCTCCGCGCCGGGCTACATCGGGACCTTTGAGGCGCCGGGGGTGGCGGTGCTGAGGGCCTTCGGGATCCCGGGCCCTGTCGCCCTTGCCTACACCCTGATCCTCCATCTGGTCCTCTGGCTGCCCATCACCCTGGTCGGCCTCCTGCTGTTCCTCCGGGAAGGATTGCGCGGAGCCGATCGCCCGCTCCCGGAAGGATCCAATCTTCCTTCCTGA
- a CDS encoding ABC transporter permease — MSRYVIRRTAALIPVFLGILLVVFVMVRLIPGDPCLVMLGERATKAQCEAFKERFGLKDPLPLQFARYGIQILKGDLGTSISTGRPVVVILAERLPMTIELTIGAILFATTVGITLGVLSAIHQNSPIDVATMVLANVGVSMPVFWLGLMLAYVFALVFKDTPLFLPPSGRLSPGLSLPPLSRVWGLEDVEGFPRVALIFLSNSVLFNSLVTGNLAAFWDAVRHLILPSVAVGTIPLSIIARMTRSSLLEVLGEDYIRTARAKGLRERIVLVRHAMRNAMIPIVTVVGLQTGSLLSGAVLTETVFSLPGVGTQLVSAILARDYPVVQGFTLAVAVMFALINLIVDLSYAYLDPRIRLD; from the coding sequence ATGTCCCGTTACGTCATTCGCCGCACGGCCGCGCTGATCCCGGTGTTCCTCGGGATCCTCCTGGTGGTCTTCGTGATGGTGCGCCTGATCCCGGGGGATCCCTGTCTGGTCATGCTGGGGGAGCGGGCCACCAAGGCCCAGTGCGAGGCTTTCAAAGAGCGCTTCGGCCTCAAGGATCCCCTCCCCCTCCAATTCGCCCGCTATGGGATCCAGATCCTGAAAGGGGATCTGGGGACCTCCATCAGCACCGGACGGCCGGTGGTGGTGATCCTGGCTGAGCGGCTGCCTATGACCATTGAGCTCACCATCGGGGCCATCCTGTTCGCCACCACCGTGGGCATCACCCTGGGGGTCCTCTCTGCCATCCATCAGAACTCTCCGATCGATGTCGCCACCATGGTGCTGGCCAACGTCGGGGTTTCCATGCCGGTTTTCTGGCTGGGCCTGATGCTGGCTTACGTGTTCGCGCTGGTCTTCAAGGACACGCCTCTCTTCCTGCCGCCCTCCGGGCGCCTTTCCCCCGGCCTCTCCCTGCCCCCTTTGAGCCGGGTCTGGGGGCTGGAGGATGTGGAGGGCTTCCCCCGGGTGGCGCTGATCTTCCTCTCGAACTCGGTGCTTTTCAACAGCCTGGTGACGGGGAACCTCGCGGCCTTCTGGGATGCGGTCCGCCATCTCATCCTCCCCTCGGTGGCCGTGGGCACCATCCCGCTTTCCATCATCGCCCGCATGACCCGATCCAGCCTGCTGGAGGTGCTGGGGGAGGACTACATCCGGACGGCGCGGGCGAAGGGCCTGCGGGAACGCATCGTGCTGGTCCGCCACGCCATGCGCAACGCCATGATCCCCATCGTCACGGTGGTGGGGCTGCAGACCGGCAGCCTGCTCTCCGGAGCGGTGCTCACGGAGACGGTCTTCTCCCTCCCCGGCGTGGGAACCCAGCTGGTCTCCGCCATCCTCGCCCGGGATTACCCGGTGGTCCAGGGCTTCACCCTGGCGGTGGCGGTGATGTTCGCCCTGATCAACCTGATCGTGGATCTTTCGTATGCGTATCTGGATCCTCGCATTCGATTGGATTGA
- a CDS encoding ABC transporter permease: MRAVAQPLTQELVLPRRSPTLEALRRLIRHRSAQVGFFLLGLMVFTAIFADAIAPYDPIKPLPNVQRRSPPCIHLLGCPRDRPQHLFGIDGNNRDLFSRVVHGSRLSLQIGFSTITFAIIVGGLLGAIAGYAGGWLDNAIMRVMDVILAFPSLLLAIAIVSVLGPGLINALLAIGFVSIPVYARIVRASVLAVKELDYVMAARAVGASPLRLLFVHILPNALTPLIVQGTLGIATAILDAAALSFLGLGAEVPKPEWGLMLGEERNSVFNAPHLVFFPGIAIMLTVLAFNLLGDGLRDALDPRLSGRGYERR, encoded by the coding sequence ATGCGCGCGGTCGCCCAACCCCTGACTCAGGAACTGGTCCTGCCCCGGCGCTCGCCGACCCTGGAGGCGCTGCGCCGTCTGATCCGCCATCGGTCGGCCCAGGTGGGTTTCTTCCTGCTGGGCCTGATGGTGTTCACGGCGATCTTCGCCGATGCCATCGCCCCCTACGATCCCATCAAGCCCCTCCCCAACGTGCAGCGTCGCTCGCCGCCCTGCATCCATCTGCTCGGCTGCCCCCGTGATCGGCCCCAGCACCTCTTCGGCATCGACGGGAACAACCGGGACCTGTTCTCCCGGGTGGTTCACGGCTCGCGGCTCTCGCTGCAGATCGGCTTCTCCACCATCACCTTCGCCATCATCGTGGGCGGGCTGTTGGGAGCCATCGCGGGATACGCGGGGGGCTGGTTGGACAACGCCATCATGCGGGTGATGGACGTGATCCTGGCCTTCCCCAGCCTGTTGCTGGCCATCGCCATCGTCAGCGTGCTGGGCCCCGGGCTGATCAACGCCCTGCTGGCCATCGGCTTCGTCTCCATCCCGGTCTACGCCCGCATCGTCCGGGCCAGCGTCCTGGCGGTCAAGGAGCTGGATTACGTGATGGCCGCCCGGGCGGTGGGCGCCTCGCCCCTGCGGCTCCTTTTCGTCCACATCCTGCCCAACGCCCTGACCCCCCTGATCGTCCAGGGAACCCTGGGGATCGCCACGGCCATCCTGGACGCGGCCGCCCTCTCCTTCCTCGGGCTGGGGGCGGAAGTGCCCAAGCCGGAGTGGGGGCTGATGCTGGGGGAGGAGCGCAACAGCGTCTTCAACGCCCCTCATCTGGTCTTCTTCCCCGGCATCGCCATCATGCTCACCGTGCTGGCCTTCAACCTGCTGGGAGACGGCCTGCGGGACGCCCTGGACCCGCGGCTGAGCGGGCGGGGATATGAACGACGATGA
- a CDS encoding DUF4258 domain-containing protein produces MSMGEVESELKTGETIATYPDDEPYPSRLILGWVGGRPLHLVVADDPAGNVRIVIPVYEPDPTLWESDFRRRRKCVICKHGETRPGTATIVF; encoded by the coding sequence ATATCGATGGGAGAGGTTGAATCCGAACTGAAAACAGGGGAGACGATTGCGACCTATCCGGATGACGAGCCTTATCCGAGCCGGCTGATCTTAGGTTGGGTCGGCGGTCGCCCGCTTCACCTGGTTGTAGCAGATGATCCGGCTGGAAACGTTCGGATTGTGATCCCAGTATATGAGCCTGATCCCACTTTGTGGGAAAGCGATTTTCGGAGGCGGCGCAAATGCGTGATCTGCAAACACGGAGAGACCCGGCCGGGCACCGCAACGATCGTCTTTTAA